In Candidatus Promineifilum breve, one genomic interval encodes:
- the cas6 gene encoding CRISPR system precrRNA processing endoribonuclease RAMP protein Cas6, with amino-acid sequence MTPLSFTHLHLSSIATTDLILEGHHAGNNLRNALANVMRYATCPETHRRGAPSAEHAATCPACWLLAAEADPGSVSRAYAVEPPRRPIDRVRAGQRFSFGLTLFGDGFRFLPYVVLAAAEMGRVGIGPGRREGLGRFSLEAIHAHNPLTGETHLLLAPGDPVVRVLPAAVTLDHATAQAATLAHCLERDGQLLRIDFLSPTRLEEKDNLYKIPDFAVFFGRLLWRIDDLALNFCGGARRDPDEVAGLRRAAERVRLIESNTRWVEMWSWSGRKQDRTPIGGFVGRAVYRADDWTPLLPWLILGQGTHVGKTPVKGNGVYEIATLESGYWSLNIGLGHPVSAGR; translated from the coding sequence ATGACCCCTCTCTCCTTCACCCACCTCCACCTCTCCTCTATCGCCACCACCGACCTCATCCTCGAAGGCCACCACGCCGGTAACAACCTCCGCAACGCCCTGGCCAACGTCATGCGCTATGCCACTTGCCCGGAGACCCACCGCCGCGGCGCGCCCTCGGCCGAACATGCCGCCACCTGCCCGGCCTGCTGGCTGCTGGCCGCCGAGGCTGACCCCGGCAGTGTTTCGCGCGCCTATGCCGTGGAGCCGCCCCGCCGGCCCATCGACCGGGTGCGCGCCGGCCAACGGTTCAGTTTTGGCCTGACGCTTTTTGGCGACGGCTTCCGCTTTCTGCCCTACGTCGTCCTGGCCGCGGCCGAGATGGGGCGCGTCGGCATTGGCCCCGGCCGGCGCGAAGGCCTCGGCCGCTTCAGCCTGGAGGCCATCCATGCCCACAACCCGCTGACCGGCGAAACCCACCTGCTTCTCGCGCCGGGCGACCCGGTGGTGCGCGTGCTGCCGGCGGCCGTCACGCTCGATCATGCCACGGCCCAGGCCGCCACGCTGGCCCACTGCCTGGAGCGCGACGGGCAACTCCTGCGCATCGACTTCCTCAGCCCCACCCGGCTGGAAGAAAAAGACAACCTCTACAAAATCCCCGATTTCGCCGTCTTCTTCGGTCGCCTGCTCTGGCGCATCGACGATCTGGCGCTCAACTTCTGCGGCGGGGCCAGACGTGATCCCGACGAGGTGGCCGGCCTGCGCCGGGCGGCCGAGCGCGTCCGCCTGATTGAATCGAATACCCGCTGGGTGGAAATGTGGAGTTGGTCGGGCCGAAAACAGGACCGTACACCCATTGGCGGCTTCGTCGGCCGGGCCGTCTACCGCGCCGACGACTGGACGCCGCTCTTGCCCTGGCTCATCCTCGGCCAGGGAACCCACGTCGGCAAAACGCCGGTGAAGGGCAACGGTGTGTATGAGATTGCCACTCTGGAATCGGGCTACTGGAGCCTGAATATTGGCCTGGGTCACCCAGTAAGTGCCGGCCGGTAA
- a CDS encoding SaoD/DsrE family protein, translating into MKVAYVFALPRSASYKLGRMILPQLEAGTHGVEVVGMFFFDDNTFVLRQGDPIGERLAKVAAEKGMLLMMCDMCALERGLAAGEPRWCDAGGLGRAEPGECHVVDTVAGVQVGCFPDLYTALAGNMPDQVITL; encoded by the coding sequence ATGAAGGTTGCCTACGTATTCGCCCTACCCCGCTCGGCCAGCTACAAGCTCGGCCGCATGATCCTGCCCCAACTGGAAGCCGGCACCCACGGCGTCGAGGTCGTGGGCATGTTCTTCTTCGATGACAACACCTTTGTCCTGCGCCAGGGCGATCCCATCGGCGAGCGGCTGGCGAAGGTGGCGGCCGAGAAGGGGATGCTGCTGATGATGTGCGACATGTGCGCGCTGGAGCGCGGGCTGGCCGCGGGCGAGCCGCGCTGGTGCGATGCCGGGGGCCTGGGCCGCGCCGAGCCGGGCGAGTGCCACGTGGTCGATACGGTGGCCGGGGTGCAAGTTGGTTGCTTCCCCGATCTGTATACGGCGCTGGCGGGGAATATGCCGGATCAGGTGATTACGTTGTAG
- a CDS encoding HepT-like ribonuclease domain-containing protein: MTQNRDLSALLDIYAAVEKILAFSHGFDEDRFFADDRTQSAVLHQLMIIGEAVKRLSPDFRLAHPEIRWTPMAGMRDVLIHAYDTVDLDEVWQTVLGDIPKLKNDLRVLLPPGLKE, translated from the coding sequence ATGACCCAAAATCGCGATCTATCGGCGTTATTGGATATCTATGCCGCTGTGGAGAAAATCCTGGCCTTCAGCCACGGATTTGACGAAGACCGTTTCTTCGCTGATGATCGGACACAATCGGCCGTTCTGCATCAACTCATGATTATTGGGGAAGCTGTCAAACGCCTATCGCCGGACTTTAGGCTTGCTCACCCTGAAATTCGGTGGACGCCGATGGCCGGTATGCGCGACGTTCTTATTCATGCCTATGATACCGTGGATTTAGATGAAGTCTGGCAAACGGTATTGGGCGATATTCCCAAACTCAAGAATGATCTAAGAGTGTTATTGCCACCGGGTCTCAAGGAGTAA
- a CDS encoding nucleotidyltransferase family protein: protein MLDQIISQEELGRFCRHWAIVEMAVFGSVLRDDFGPESDIDVLVTFSTEAEWGLLDHVQMESELAELLGRPVDLLTRRAVERSQNPLRRSEILTTAHTVFAQ, encoded by the coding sequence ATGCTCGATCAGATCATCTCTCAAGAAGAGTTGGGTCGCTTTTGTCGGCACTGGGCGATCGTTGAAATGGCCGTCTTTGGCTCGGTTCTGCGCGATGATTTCGGGCCGGAGAGCGATATTGACGTGCTGGTTACCTTTTCGACCGAAGCCGAGTGGGGCTTGCTGGATCACGTGCAGATGGAGAGCGAACTGGCCGAGTTGCTCGGCCGCCCGGTTGACCTGCTGACGCGGCGAGCAGTCGAGCGTAGCCAAAACCCACTACGCCGCAGTGAGATATTAACCACCGCCCATACCGTTTTTGCCCAATGA